The window TGTTCCAGTCGGGCCATGGCGTGTCCTTTCACGGTTGACCCGCCCCGTATCGGAGCTCGACCATGATCGAGGTCAAGGGAGATCGGCATGAAACGCGAACTCACCATCGGCGAGGTGTCCGCCCGTTCGGGGCTGAGCGTCAGCGCCCTGCGATACTACGAGGGCAAGGGACTGATCGCACCGCCCCGCACGCGCGGCGGCCAGCGGCGCTATCCGCGTGCGGAGCTGCGACGGCTGGCCTTCATCCGCGTGGCCCAGCGACTGGGCCTGAGCCTCCGGCGCATCCGCGAGGCGCTGGCCCGCGTGCCGGACGGGCGCGCCCCGACGCCCGCCGACTGGGCCGCGATCGCCGCCGGGATGCAGGACGAGCTGACCGAGCGGATCGAGACGATGACCCGGCTGCGCGACAATCTCGATGGCTGTATCGGCTGCGGATGCCTGTCGATGTCGGCCTGCCCGCTCTGGAACCCTGACGACGCGAAGGGGGCCGAGGGACCCGGCGCGCGGCTGGTCGAGGGTCAGACGTGAAAAAGGCCCCGCACGGGGGCCTTCGTCGGTCGCCGTCGGAGGCGAATCAGGCTTCGAGCGCCGCCGGGGCGTCGGAGGACTTGGCGATGTCCTTCTTGATCTTCAGCGCGCGGGCCGAGAGATCGGTGTCCTTCGCCTTGGCGAGGAACGCGTCGAGCCCGCCACGGTGATCGACGGTCCGCAGCGCGGCCGCCGAGATGCGCAGCTTGAACGCACGGCCCAGCGCTTCGGATTGCAGCGTGGTGTCGTTCAGGTTGGGCAGAAAACGGCGGCGGGTCTTGTTGTTGGCGTGGCTGACATTGTTGCCAGTCATCGGGCCCTTGCCGGTGAGTTCGCAGACGCGAGACATGATGGCCACTCCGGGGTCAGAAGGGTTGAAAACAGGTGCAGGGCCGAAAACGGCCCCGCGGTCGGGGTCCATTAGGGGAGGTGCGCGGTGGCGTCAAGCGGCGCGCGGCATTCGCGGGTCCGGATCGGACGCGATGGGCGGCCTCAGGCGCGGAGGGCCGCCAGCATTTCCTCGGCCGCCGCGCGCACGGCGCGGTCGCCCCGCGCCACCTCGCGCGAGAGCCTGGCCATGCGCGCACGTGTCTCGGGCTCCGACAATCGTGCCAGCAGACCGGCCCGCACCTCGTCGGCGAACCAGTGCGCGGCCTGTTCGGCGCGGGTGCGCTGCCAGTGCCCTTCGGCGCGCCGCCAGTCGGCCAGCGCCGTCATCTCCTCCCACGCCCGATCCAGACCCATGCCCTCGACCGCCGAGACCGGCAGCGCCTTCGGGAAGCCGTCGGGATCGGTCGGTCGCTTCCGGAGCAGCCGCAGCGCGCCCGCGTAATCGGCCACCGTCCGGGTCGCCGAGCTCTTCAGGTCGCCATCGGCCTTGTTGACCAGAATGAGGTCCGCGATCTCCATGATGCCGCGCTTGACGCCCTGCAGCTCGTCGCCCCCCGCCGGAGCCAGCAGCAGCACGAAGAGGTCGCACATCTGAGCCACCATCGTCTCGG is drawn from uncultured Jannaschia sp. and contains these coding sequences:
- the soxR gene encoding redox-sensitive transcriptional activator SoxR; the encoded protein is MKRELTIGEVSARSGLSVSALRYYEGKGLIAPPRTRGGQRRYPRAELRRLAFIRVAQRLGLSLRRIREALARVPDGRAPTPADWAAIAAGMQDELTERIETMTRLRDNLDGCIGCGCLSMSACPLWNPDDAKGAEGPGARLVEGQT
- the rpmB gene encoding 50S ribosomal protein L28, encoding MSRVCELTGKGPMTGNNVSHANNKTRRRFLPNLNDTTLQSEALGRAFKLRISAAALRTVDHRGGLDAFLAKAKDTDLSARALKIKKDIAKSSDAPAALEA
- the meaB gene encoding methylmalonyl Co-A mutase-associated GTPase MeaB, with the translated sequence MTDPLLDPLQDGDRRALARAITLVESTRPDHQDRAAALLDALPIGREALRIGLSGTPGVGKSTFIEAFGTMLTGQGHRVAVLAVDPSSARTGGSILGDKTRMDRLARDPNAFIRPSPSATHLGGVARRSREAVALCEAAGYDVVLIETVGVGQSETMVAQMCDLFVLLLAPAGGDELQGVKRGIMEIADLILVNKADGDLKSSATRTVADYAGALRLLRKRPTDPDGFPKALPVSAVEGMGLDRAWEEMTALADWRRAEGHWQRTRAEQAAHWFADEVRAGLLARLSEPETRARMARLSREVARGDRAVRAAAEEMLAALRA